Proteins from a single region of Pseudomonas phenolilytica:
- the hemB gene encoding porphobilinogen synthase — MSLVPANRLFPATRLRRNRRDDFSRRLVRENVLTVDDLILPVFVLDGENRREAVPSMPGVERLSIDLLLKEAEELVALGIPALALFPVTPLEKKSLDAAEAWNPDGIAQRATRALRERFPELGIITDVALDPFTTHGQDGILDADGYVQNDVTVDALVKQALSHAEAGAQVVAPSDMMDGRIQAIREALEVAEHHNVRIMAYSAKYASAYYGPFRDAVGSAANLGKGSKNTYQMDPANGDEALHEVGADLAEGADMVMVKPGQPYLDIVWRVKEAFKAPTFVYQVSGEYAMHMAAIQNGWLSEAVILESLVGFKRAGADGILTYFAKQAAQQLKRGQ, encoded by the coding sequence GTGAGTCTCGTTCCGGCCAATCGCTTGTTTCCTGCCACTCGCCTGCGGCGCAATCGTCGCGACGACTTTTCCCGTCGCCTGGTACGCGAGAACGTGCTGACCGTGGACGACCTGATCCTGCCGGTGTTCGTGCTCGACGGTGAGAACCGTCGCGAGGCGGTGCCGTCGATGCCCGGCGTGGAGCGCCTGTCCATCGACCTGCTGCTCAAGGAAGCCGAGGAGCTGGTGGCGCTGGGCATCCCGGCGTTGGCGCTGTTTCCGGTGACGCCGCTGGAGAAGAAGTCGCTCGACGCCGCCGAAGCCTGGAACCCGGACGGCATTGCCCAGCGCGCCACCCGCGCGCTGCGTGAGCGCTTCCCGGAGCTGGGGATCATCACCGACGTGGCGCTCGATCCGTTCACCACCCACGGCCAGGACGGCATTCTCGATGCCGACGGCTACGTGCAGAACGACGTCACTGTCGATGCGCTGGTCAAGCAGGCGCTGTCGCATGCCGAGGCGGGCGCCCAGGTCGTCGCGCCGTCGGACATGATGGACGGCCGCATCCAGGCGATCCGCGAGGCGCTGGAAGTCGCCGAGCATCATAATGTGCGCATCATGGCCTACTCGGCCAAGTACGCCAGTGCCTACTACGGCCCGTTCCGCGATGCGGTGGGCTCGGCGGCGAACCTCGGCAAGGGCAGCAAGAACACCTACCAGATGGACCCGGCCAACGGCGACGAGGCGTTGCACGAAGTGGGCGCGGATCTGGCCGAAGGCGCCGACATGGTGATGGTCAAACCGGGGCAGCCGTATCTGGATATCGTCTGGCGGGTCAAGGAGGCGTTCAAGGCGCCGACCTTCGTCTATCAGGTCAGTGGCGAATACGCCATGCACATGGCGGCGATCCAGAACGGCTGGCTGAGCGAGGCGGTCATTCTTGAGTCTTTGGTCGGCTTCAAGCGTGCCGGGGCCGATGGCATTCTCACCTACTTCGCCAAACAGGCCGCACAACAATTGAAACGGGGCCAGTAG
- the ppk1 gene encoding polyphosphate kinase 1, producing MTNQGLSETELHTAIEEVQPLAEAVAEVPVVEAPLPLPVPVTVPVPNLDDSSLYIHRELSQLQFNIRVLEQALDESNPLLERLKFLLIFSSNLDEFFEIRVAGLKKQVAFAREQAGADGLQPHQALARISELVHVQVDRQYAILNEVLLPALAEHGIRFIRRRHWTTKIKTWVRRYFRDEIAPIVTPIGLDPTHPFPLLVNKSLNFIVELEGIDAFGRDSGLAIIPAPRLLPRVIRVPEDVGGTGDNFVFLSSMIHAHADDLFHGMRVKGCYQFRLTRNADLSVDTEDVEDLARALRGELMSRRYGDAVRLEVADTCPQHLADFLLKQFSLGESELYRVNGPVNLTRLFSITGLDSHPELQYLPFTPTIPKLLQNSGNIFNVVRKQDILLMHPFESFTPVIDLLREAAKDPSVLAVKQTLYRSGANSEIVDALVEAARNGKEVTAVIELRARFDEESNLQLASRLQQAGAVVIYGVVGYKTHAKMMLILRRENGELCRYAHLGTGNYHAGNARLYTDYSLLTSDDALCEDVSKLFSQLIGMGKTMRMKKLLHAPFTLKKALLDLIAQETQHASEGKPAHIILKVNSLTDPRMIKALYKASQTGVRIDLVVRGMCCLRPGIAGVSHNIQVRSIIGRFLEHSRVFYFHNDGDEKLYLSSADWMERNLDRRVETCFPVEGKKLVTRVKKELEAFLTDNTQSWILQPDGSYVRNSPSGNQNPRNAQYALLERLSNPNSR from the coding sequence ATGACCAATCAAGGACTCAGCGAAACGGAATTGCACACCGCCATCGAAGAGGTTCAGCCGCTGGCCGAGGCGGTGGCTGAGGTCCCCGTGGTCGAAGCACCGCTGCCATTGCCGGTGCCGGTCACGGTGCCGGTGCCGAACCTCGACGACAGCAGTTTGTATATCCATCGCGAGCTGTCGCAGCTGCAGTTCAACATCCGCGTGCTGGAACAGGCGCTGGACGAGTCCAATCCGCTGCTGGAGCGGCTGAAGTTCCTGCTGATTTTCTCCAGCAATCTGGATGAATTCTTCGAGATCCGCGTCGCCGGCCTGAAGAAGCAGGTGGCCTTTGCCCGCGAGCAGGCCGGTGCCGACGGCTTGCAGCCCCATCAGGCGTTGGCGCGCATCTCCGAGCTGGTGCACGTTCAGGTGGATCGGCAGTACGCGATTCTCAACGAGGTGCTGCTGCCGGCGCTGGCCGAGCACGGCATCCGCTTCATTCGCCGCCGTCATTGGACCACCAAGATCAAGACCTGGGTGCGTCGCTACTTCCGCGACGAGATCGCGCCGATCGTCACGCCGATCGGCCTCGATCCGACTCACCCGTTCCCGCTGCTGGTGAACAAGAGCCTGAACTTCATCGTCGAGCTCGAAGGCATCGATGCGTTCGGCCGCGATTCGGGCCTGGCGATCATCCCGGCGCCGCGTCTGCTGCCGCGGGTGATCCGCGTGCCGGAAGACGTCGGCGGTACGGGCGACAACTTCGTATTCCTCTCCTCGATGATTCACGCGCATGCTGACGACCTGTTCCACGGCATGCGCGTCAAGGGCTGCTACCAGTTCCGCCTGACCCGCAACGCCGATCTGTCCGTGGATACCGAGGACGTCGAGGATCTCGCCCGCGCGCTGCGCGGCGAGCTGATGTCTCGCCGCTACGGCGATGCGGTGCGGTTGGAGGTGGCCGACACCTGTCCGCAGCACCTGGCCGATTTCCTGCTCAAGCAGTTCAGCCTCGGCGAGAGTGAGCTGTACCGGGTCAACGGCCCGGTGAACCTGACCCGGCTGTTCAGCATCACCGGTCTGGATAGCCATCCGGAGCTGCAATATTTGCCGTTCACCCCGACGATCCCCAAGTTGCTGCAGAACAGCGGCAACATCTTCAACGTAGTGCGTAAGCAGGACATTCTGCTGATGCACCCGTTTGAGTCGTTCACGCCGGTGATCGATCTGTTGCGCGAAGCGGCCAAGGATCCGTCGGTGCTGGCCGTGAAACAGACGCTGTATCGCTCGGGCGCCAACTCCGAGATCGTCGACGCACTGGTCGAAGCGGCGCGCAACGGCAAGGAGGTCACCGCGGTGATCGAGCTGCGCGCGCGGTTCGATGAGGAGTCCAACCTGCAGCTCGCCAGCCGGCTGCAGCAGGCTGGCGCGGTGGTGATCTACGGCGTGGTGGGCTACAAGACCCACGCCAAGATGATGCTGATCCTGCGCCGCGAGAACGGCGAGCTGTGCCGCTACGCGCACCTGGGAACCGGCAACTACCACGCCGGCAACGCCCGTCTGTATACCGATTACAGCCTGCTGACCTCGGACGATGCGCTTTGCGAGGACGTCTCCAAACTGTTCAGTCAGCTGATCGGCATGGGCAAGACCATGCGTATGAAGAAGCTGCTGCACGCACCGTTCACCCTGAAGAAGGCACTGCTCGACCTCATCGCGCAGGAAACCCAGCACGCCAGCGAAGGCAAGCCGGCGCACATCATCCTCAAAGTCAACTCACTGACCGATCCGCGGATGATCAAGGCGCTGTACAAGGCCAGCCAGACCGGTGTGCGCATCGACCTGGTGGTGCGCGGCATGTGCTGCCTGCGGCCGGGTATCGCCGGGGTTTCGCACAACATTCAGGTGCGCTCGATCATCGGCCGATTCCTCGAGCACAGCCGGGTGTTCTATTTCCATAACGACGGCGACGAGAAGCTCTATCTCTCGAGTGCTGACTGGATGGAGCGCAACCTGGATCGGCGGGTGGAAACCTGCTTCCCGGTCGAAGGCAAGAAGCTGGTTACGCGTGTGAAGAAGGAGCTCGAAGCCTTCCTCACCGACAACACCCAGAGCTGGATTCTGCAGCCCGATGGCAGCTACGTGCGCAACAGCCCGAGCGGCAACCAGAATCCGCGCAATGCGCAGTACGCGTTGCTCGAGCGGCTGAGCAACCCTAACTCGCGCTAG
- the ppx gene encoding exopolyphosphatase, whose product MRKTAPESYPLIAALDLGSNSFHMVLARTNNGEMRILERLGEKVQLAAGIDETTRLLDEAAMQRGLDCLRRFAQLVNHLPQGAVRVVGTNALREARNRAEFIRRAEEIVNHQVEVVSGREEARLIYLGVSHTFPGRAGRRLVADIGGGSTEFIIGEHFESQLRESLQMGCVSYTQRFFRDGKITPARYAQAYTAARVELMGIEHALRRLGWQESIGASGTIRAVGQAIKGGGYSNGEVTAEGIGWLKRRLFKLGDVERIDMDGIKPDRRGVFPAGLAILEAIFDALELDSMTHSEGALREGVLYDLLGRHHREDVRDRTLSFLMERYHVDTEHAARVEAKALEAFDQVAESWGLDDEWLRELLGWAARIHEVGLDIAHYHYHKHGAYLIEHSDLPGFSRQDQQMLALLVRGHRRNIPKQKFEELSEEGVKLTRLCVLLRFAILFHHIRGAQQAPAYRLSVDGDSLDVVFADGWLQDNPLTEADFALEAEWLKRIGFTLSVR is encoded by the coding sequence ATGCGCAAGACCGCTCCCGAATCCTATCCCCTGATCGCCGCCCTCGATCTGGGCTCGAACAGTTTCCACATGGTGCTGGCACGTACCAACAATGGCGAGATGCGCATCCTCGAACGTCTCGGCGAGAAGGTGCAGCTGGCTGCGGGCATCGATGAGACCACCCGCCTGCTCGACGAAGCCGCCATGCAGCGCGGCCTCGACTGCCTGCGGCGCTTTGCGCAACTGGTCAACCACCTGCCGCAAGGCGCCGTGCGTGTGGTCGGTACGAACGCGCTGCGCGAGGCACGCAACCGCGCCGAGTTCATTCGCCGCGCGGAGGAAATCGTCAACCACCAGGTCGAGGTCGTCTCCGGTCGGGAGGAAGCGCGCTTGATCTACCTCGGCGTCTCGCATACCTTCCCCGGTCGCGCTGGCCGGCGTCTGGTCGCCGATATCGGCGGCGGCAGCACGGAATTCATCATCGGCGAGCATTTCGAATCGCAGCTGCGTGAAAGCCTGCAGATGGGCTGCGTCAGCTATACCCAGCGTTTCTTCCGCGACGGCAAGATCACCCCGGCGCGCTATGCGCAAGCCTATACCGCCGCGCGCGTGGAGCTGATGGGAATCGAACATGCGCTGCGCCGGCTGGGCTGGCAGGAATCGATCGGCGCATCGGGCACGATTCGCGCGGTCGGCCAGGCGATCAAGGGCGGCGGCTACAGCAATGGCGAGGTCACGGCCGAGGGCATCGGCTGGCTGAAGCGCCGGCTGTTCAAGCTCGGCGATGTCGAGCGCATCGACATGGACGGCATCAAGCCGGATCGACGTGGTGTATTCCCGGCCGGACTGGCGATCCTCGAGGCGATCTTCGATGCGCTCGAACTGGACAGCATGACCCACTCCGAAGGCGCTCTGCGCGAGGGCGTGCTCTACGATCTGCTCGGCCGCCACCATCGCGAGGACGTGCGCGATCGGACTCTGAGCTTCCTCATGGAGCGCTATCACGTCGACACCGAACACGCCGCGCGCGTGGAAGCCAAGGCACTGGAGGCCTTCGATCAGGTGGCCGAGAGCTGGGGGCTGGACGACGAGTGGCTGCGCGAATTGCTGGGCTGGGCGGCGCGCATCCATGAGGTCGGACTGGATATCGCGCACTATCACTACCACAAGCACGGCGCCTATCTGATCGAGCACTCCGACCTGCCCGGCTTCTCGCGCCAGGATCAGCAGATGCTTGCGCTGCTGGTGCGCGGCCACCGCCGCAACATTCCCAAGCAGAAGTTCGAGGAATTGTCCGAGGAAGGCGTCAAGCTGACGCGCCTGTGCGTGCTGCTGCGCTTCGCCATCCTCTTCCACCATATCCGCGGCGCGCAGCAGGCGCCGGCCTACCGCTTGAGTGTCGATGGCGACAGCCTGGACGTGGTATTCGCCGATGGCTGGCTGCAGGACAACCCGCTCACGGAGGCCGATTTCGCCCTCGAAGCCGAATGGCTCAAGCGCATCGGCTTCACCCTCAGCGTCCGCTGA
- the trxA gene encoding thioredoxin TrxA has translation MSEYINNVSDSSFEQDVLQADGPVLVDYWAEWCGPCKMIAPVLDEIAKDYEGRLKVCKLNIDENQETPPKYGVRGIPTLMLFKNGNVEATKVGALSKSQLAAFLDSNI, from the coding sequence ATGAGCGAATACATCAACAATGTCAGCGACAGCAGCTTCGAGCAGGACGTTCTCCAGGCGGACGGCCCCGTGCTGGTCGACTATTGGGCCGAGTGGTGCGGGCCGTGCAAGATGATTGCCCCGGTACTCGACGAGATCGCCAAGGATTACGAAGGCCGCCTCAAGGTCTGCAAGCTGAACATCGATGAAAACCAGGAGACTCCGCCCAAGTACGGCGTGCGTGGTATCCCGACGCTGATGCTGTTCAAGAACGGCAACGTCGAGGCCACCAAGGTCGGCGCCCTGTCGAAATCGCAGCTGGCGGCGTTCCTCGATAGCAATATCTGA
- the rho gene encoding transcription termination factor Rho, with the protein MNLTELKQKPITELLEMAEQMGIENMARSRKQDVIFSLLKKHAKGGEEISGDGVLEILQDGFGFLRSADSSYLAGPDDIYVSPSQIRRFNLRTGDTIVGKIRPPKEGERYFALLKVDSINYDRPENAKNKILFENLTPLFPNERLKMEAGNGSTEDLTGRVIDLTAPIGKGQRGLIVAPPKAGKTIMLQNIASNITRNNPDCHLIVLLIDERPEEVTEMQRTVRGEVVASTFDEPPTRHVQVAEMVIEKAKRLVEHKKDVVILLDSITRLARAYNTVIPSSGKVLTGGVDAHALEKPKRFFGAARNIEEGGSLTILATALVETGSKMDEVIYEEFKGTGNLELQLDRRIAEKRVFPAININKSGTRREELLTSEDELQRMWILRKLLHPMDEIAAIEFLLDKLKDTKTNDEFFMSMKRK; encoded by the coding sequence ATGAATCTGACCGAACTCAAGCAAAAGCCCATCACCGAACTGCTGGAAATGGCCGAACAGATGGGCATCGAAAACATGGCCCGTTCGCGCAAGCAGGACGTGATTTTCTCCCTGCTCAAAAAGCACGCCAAAGGCGGCGAGGAAATCTCCGGTGACGGCGTGCTGGAGATTCTCCAGGACGGTTTCGGTTTCCTGCGCTCCGCGGATTCGTCGTACCTGGCCGGCCCGGACGACATCTACGTCTCGCCGAGCCAGATCCGCCGCTTCAACCTGCGTACCGGCGACACCATCGTCGGCAAGATCCGTCCGCCGAAGGAGGGCGAGCGCTATTTCGCCCTGCTCAAGGTCGACTCGATCAACTACGACCGACCGGAAAACGCGAAGAACAAGATCCTCTTCGAGAACCTTACTCCGCTGTTCCCCAACGAACGGCTGAAGATGGAGGCTGGCAACGGCTCCACCGAGGACCTCACTGGTCGCGTCATCGATCTGACTGCACCAATTGGCAAAGGCCAGCGCGGCCTGATCGTCGCCCCGCCGAAAGCGGGCAAGACCATCATGCTGCAGAACATCGCCAGCAACATCACCCGCAACAACCCCGACTGCCATCTGATCGTCCTGCTGATCGACGAGCGCCCGGAAGAAGTGACCGAGATGCAGCGCACCGTGCGCGGCGAAGTGGTCGCCTCCACCTTCGACGAGCCGCCGACCCGTCACGTGCAGGTTGCCGAAATGGTCATCGAGAAGGCCAAGCGCTTGGTCGAGCACAAGAAGGACGTAGTCATCCTGCTCGACTCCATCACCCGTCTGGCGCGTGCCTACAACACCGTGATCCCGAGCTCCGGCAAGGTGCTGACTGGTGGTGTCGACGCCCACGCGCTGGAAAAGCCCAAGCGCTTCTTCGGCGCGGCGCGCAACATCGAGGAGGGCGGCAGCCTGACTATCCTCGCCACCGCGCTGGTGGAAACCGGCTCGAAGATGGACGAAGTGATTTACGAGGAATTCAAAGGCACCGGGAACCTGGAGCTGCAGCTGGATCGCCGTATCGCCGAGAAGCGCGTGTTCCCGGCGATTAACATCAACAAGTCTGGTACTCGTCGCGAAGAGCTGCTGACCAGCGAGGACGAGCTGCAGCGCATGTGGATCCTGCGCAAGCTGCTGCATCCGATGGACGAGATTGCTGCCATCGAGTTCCTGCTCGACAAGCTCAAGGACACTAAGACCAACGACGAATTCTTCATGTCCATGAAGCGCAAGTAA
- the ubiD gene encoding 4-hydroxy-3-polyprenylbenzoate decarboxylase → MQYRDLRDFISGLEQRGELKRVTTAVSPVLEMTEICDRTLRKQGPALLFENPTGFDMPVLGNLFGTPQRVALGMGAEAVGELREIGKLLAYLKEPEPPKGLKDAWSKLPIFKKVISMAPKVLKDAPCQEVVLEGDDVDLAKIPVQHCWPGDAAPLITWGLTITKGPNKERQNLGIYRQQVIGRNKVIMRWLSHRGGALDYREWCEKYPDRPYPVAVALGADPATILGAVTPVPDTLSEYAFAGLLRGSRTELVKAIGSDLQVPAYAEIVLEGHIYPGEMADEGPYGDHTGYYNEVDRFPVFTVERITHRRDPIYHSTYTGRPPDEPAVLGVALNEVFVPILQKQFPEIVDFYLPPEGCSYRMAVVTMKKQYPGHAKRVMLGVWSFLRQFMYTKFVIVTDDDINARDWNDVIWAVTTRMDPKRDTVLIDNTPIDYLDFASPVSGLGSKMGLDATHKWPGETSREWGRAIVQDEAVKRRVDELWSQLGID, encoded by the coding sequence ATGCAGTATCGCGATCTGCGCGACTTTATCAGCGGCCTGGAACAACGCGGTGAACTCAAGCGCGTCACGACGGCCGTGTCTCCCGTTCTGGAAATGACCGAGATCTGCGACCGTACCCTGCGCAAACAGGGCCCGGCGCTGCTGTTCGAGAACCCGACGGGTTTCGACATGCCGGTACTCGGCAATCTGTTCGGCACCCCGCAGCGCGTTGCGCTGGGCATGGGCGCCGAGGCGGTGGGTGAGCTGCGCGAGATTGGCAAGCTGCTGGCCTACCTCAAGGAGCCGGAGCCGCCAAAAGGGCTCAAGGACGCCTGGAGCAAGCTGCCGATCTTCAAGAAGGTCATCAGCATGGCGCCCAAGGTGCTCAAGGATGCGCCCTGCCAGGAAGTGGTGCTCGAGGGCGACGACGTCGACCTGGCGAAGATTCCGGTGCAGCACTGCTGGCCGGGCGATGCCGCGCCGCTGATCACCTGGGGGCTGACCATCACCAAAGGCCCGAACAAGGAGCGGCAGAACCTCGGCATCTACCGCCAGCAGGTGATCGGCCGCAACAAGGTGATCATGCGTTGGCTCAGTCATCGTGGCGGCGCGCTGGATTACCGCGAATGGTGCGAGAAGTACCCCGACCGTCCGTATCCGGTGGCGGTGGCGCTGGGCGCGGACCCGGCGACCATCCTCGGCGCGGTGACCCCGGTGCCCGACACCCTCTCCGAATATGCATTCGCCGGCCTGCTGCGCGGCTCGCGCACCGAGCTGGTCAAAGCCATCGGCTCGGACCTGCAGGTGCCGGCCTATGCCGAGATCGTGCTCGAAGGGCACATCTATCCCGGTGAAATGGCCGACGAAGGGCCGTACGGCGACCACACCGGCTATTACAACGAGGTGGATCGCTTCCCGGTGTTCACCGTCGAGCGCATCACCCATCGCCGCGATCCGATCTACCACAGCACCTACACCGGCCGTCCTCCGGATGAGCCGGCCGTCCTCGGCGTGGCGCTGAATGAAGTGTTCGTGCCGATTTTGCAGAAGCAGTTCCCGGAGATCGTCGACTTCTACCTGCCGCCCGAGGGTTGCTCCTACCGCATGGCGGTGGTAACCATGAAGAAGCAGTATCCCGGCCACGCCAAGCGGGTGATGCTCGGCGTGTGGAGCTTCCTGCGCCAGTTCATGTACACCAAGTTCGTCATCGTCACCGACGACGACATTAACGCGCGCGACTGGAACGACGTGATCTGGGCGGTCACCACGCGCATGGACCCCAAGCGCGACACGGTGCTGATCGACAACACACCCATCGACTACCTGGACTTCGCCTCGCCGGTTTCCGGTCTGGGCTCGAAGATGGGCCTGGATGCCACTCATAAATGGCCGGGCGAAACCAGCCGCGAATGGGGTCGCGCCATCGTGCAGGACGAGGCGGTGAAACGACGGGTCGACGAACTCTGGTCGCAGCTGGGCATCGATTGA
- a CDS encoding CDP-6-deoxy-delta-3,4-glucoseen reductase — MKVTLQPSGAVLDVVPGERILDAARRLGYECPQSCRNGNCHICASLLVEGRVRQSGEERDHGELLACLAEPLEDCVLHWDGVLAPGELPVRELSCQLSGYEEVGGDVVRLLLRLPAGKQPRYYAGQYLLLQRADGEWSAFSLASAPGRGRELELHVLAREDSAIELLAHVRRQGFARVQLPFGDTHLAELPDGPLVLVAAGTGMAQMHSLIEYCRAAGFAHPVHLYWGVRRPEDFYRLPHWEEWQGMANLHLHRVVSDVCGWEERCGLLHEAIREDFSDLGELHVYASGSPSMVYGTLDALVAAGMDPHQMRADVFAYAPRET; from the coding sequence ATGAAAGTGACCTTGCAGCCATCCGGCGCCGTTCTCGACGTAGTCCCCGGCGAACGCATTCTCGACGCCGCGCGGCGCCTGGGCTACGAGTGCCCGCAGAGCTGTCGCAACGGCAACTGCCATATCTGCGCTTCGCTGCTGGTTGAGGGGCGCGTGCGTCAAAGCGGCGAAGAACGTGACCACGGCGAGTTGCTTGCCTGTCTGGCCGAGCCATTGGAAGACTGCGTGCTGCACTGGGACGGCGTGCTGGCCCCCGGCGAGCTGCCGGTGCGCGAGCTGAGCTGCCAGCTGAGCGGCTACGAGGAAGTGGGTGGCGATGTGGTACGTCTGCTGCTGCGCCTGCCGGCCGGCAAGCAACCGCGTTACTACGCCGGGCAGTACCTGCTGCTGCAGCGCGCCGATGGCGAGTGGTCGGCGTTTTCCCTGGCCTCGGCTCCGGGGCGCGGGCGTGAGCTAGAGCTGCATGTACTTGCGCGCGAAGATTCGGCGATCGAGCTGCTGGCACATGTGCGCCGCCAGGGTTTCGCCCGCGTGCAACTGCCGTTCGGCGATACGCATCTGGCCGAGTTACCGGACGGTCCGCTGGTGCTGGTCGCCGCCGGTACCGGCATGGCGCAGATGCACAGCCTGATCGAATACTGCCGCGCCGCCGGCTTCGCACATCCGGTGCATCTGTACTGGGGCGTGCGGCGACCGGAAGACTTCTATCGTCTGCCGCACTGGGAAGAGTGGCAGGGTATGGCCAACCTGCACCTGCACCGGGTGGTCAGCGATGTCTGTGGCTGGGAGGAGCGCTGCGGGCTGCTGCACGAGGCGATTCGCGAGGATTTCAGCGACCTCGGCGAGCTGCACGTCTACGCCAGCGGCTCTCCTTCGATGGTCTATGGCACGCTGGACGCGCTGGTGGCGGCCGGTATGGATCCGCATCAGATGCGCGCCGATGTATTCGCCTACGCACCACGCGAGACCTGA
- a CDS encoding SPOR domain-containing protein: MAARKKAAPKRGASRYQAPTKKAVPGWIWLACGLVIGGFIVFLASLEPGGDEVKRNKETPKAAIKEQPKHSTAASEPPSKPKYDFYTLLPESEVILPPETKQPEPPPSKPVTPAEAAKLDEARALAALSGQVPPPPPTVAKAPVTQYFLQAGSFRQQAEAEKVRAQIILLGQDVRVENVKVRDEPWYRVLVGPYSSREQLGAAQKTLAASGYKNLLLQQRQVR; this comes from the coding sequence GTGGCTGCGCGCAAGAAGGCCGCCCCCAAGCGCGGCGCCAGTCGCTACCAGGCGCCGACGAAGAAAGCCGTCCCCGGCTGGATCTGGCTCGCCTGTGGACTGGTGATCGGCGGTTTCATCGTCTTCCTGGCCAGCCTGGAACCGGGTGGCGACGAGGTGAAGCGCAACAAGGAAACCCCCAAAGCCGCGATCAAGGAGCAGCCCAAGCACAGCACGGCGGCAAGCGAGCCGCCGAGCAAGCCCAAGTACGACTTCTACACGCTGCTGCCGGAATCGGAAGTGATCCTGCCGCCGGAAACCAAGCAGCCGGAGCCGCCGCCGAGCAAACCGGTGACACCGGCCGAAGCGGCCAAGCTCGACGAAGCGCGCGCCCTGGCCGCCCTCAGCGGTCAGGTTCCGCCGCCGCCACCGACCGTGGCCAAGGCGCCGGTGACGCAGTATTTCCTCCAGGCCGGCTCGTTCCGCCAGCAGGCCGAGGCGGAAAAGGTGCGCGCCCAAATCATCCTGCTCGGCCAGGATGTGCGCGTGGAGAACGTCAAGGTGCGCGACGAACCCTGGTATCGCGTCCTAGTCGGGCCGTACAGCAGCCGTGAACAACTGGGCGCGGCGCAGAAGACTCTGGCCGCCAGCGGCTACAAGAATCTGCTGCTACAACAGCGCCAGGTTCGCTGA